One window of Dehalobacterium formicoaceticum genomic DNA carries:
- a CDS encoding glycosyltransferase family 2 protein — protein MSSVTAIIPAFNEENTIGGIVKVLSQITEVKEIIVVSDGSADNTAERARAAGAKVIELQENVGKGGAMSAGVAQAQYEVILFLDADLIGLTPTHVRDMLDPVLKGAAAMSIGIFEKGRLATDLAQVVAPYLSGQRVLRKDLLRAMRDVEDSGFGVEVTLTKYAHDHHLKVQEVELAGMTHIMKEEKLGFKKGLQARMKMYWQIAKAVGIGLKHKNGYHDQPDEPDEAVGAEKNNQ, from the coding sequence ATGTCAAGCGTCACAGCTATTATTCCGGCTTTCAATGAAGAAAACACCATCGGCGGAATCGTTAAGGTTTTAAGTCAAATCACGGAAGTTAAAGAAATCATTGTCGTGAGTGACGGTTCGGCGGACAATACGGCGGAGAGAGCCCGGGCAGCAGGGGCTAAGGTAATTGAACTGCAGGAAAATGTGGGCAAAGGGGGCGCGATGAGCGCCGGCGTAGCTCAGGCTCAGTATGAGGTGATTCTTTTTCTGGATGCGGACCTGATTGGCCTTACTCCTACCCATGTCCGGGATATGCTTGATCCCGTGCTGAAGGGAGCAGCGGCTATGTCCATCGGGATTTTTGAAAAAGGCCGTTTAGCCACAGATCTGGCTCAGGTGGTTGCCCCCTATCTTTCCGGACAGCGAGTCCTGAGGAAGGACTTGCTGCGGGCAATGCGGGATGTTGAGGACAGTGGTTTCGGCGTGGAAGTAACCTTAACCAAATATGCCCATGACCATCATCTCAAGGTTCAGGAAGTAGAGCTGGCTGGGATGACCCATATTATGAAGGAAGAAAAATTGGGTTTCAAAAAAGGCTTGCAGGCGCGCATGAAAATGTATTGGCAAATCGCCAAGGCTGTTGGCATTGGGCTGAAGCATAAAAATGGTTATCACGATCAGCCTGATGAGCCAGATGAAGCCGTGGGAGCAGAGAAAAATAATCAGTGA
- a CDS encoding PolC-type DNA polymerase III, with protein MTDLNDLIAQCGLPRETKAVFRQMQVKKARISRKKRSLTLVVELPCPISEEDVGFFCALIQENLPAFQEVVLEVMTGRENYTLAQVIEKERGVLLETLEEKVAGVKNWLHMAKWQCADLPAPDGSGLEGLILTFPHPFAVEILEEKKLPQILGSLMHFRYGLDVPVELKLDDEAEENYEEHGREGDKDQEAIPYEEIDRAALLQYCAVSDSSSPAASRGEGKKAIPTQGDVILGKVIKGEPIPLEKIREEERSAVVMGRIISLATRELRSGRTLIIFDLTDDTDSISVKLFTDEKTPDKVFTALKKGAWVKVRGPVQTDKYSQELTLMAYDISTGQAVEREDHAPEKRVELHLHTKMSSLDAVVDTSRVVALAAKWGHRAIAITDHGVVQAFPEAYQAGKEHKIKIIYGVEGYLIDDEETDIPWQKQKSHHIIILVKNQGGLLNLYRLISLSHLETYYRKPRILKSVLQRHREGLILGSACEAGELYRAILNKKTGAEIEGIAQFYDYLEIQPLGNNEFLVRNDQVPDRKSLMEINKTIIALGEKHQKPVAATGDVHFIEEGDAIYRKILMAGKGFEDDIQAPLYFRTTEEMLAEFSYLGEETAQKVVIRDPNWIAEQIEDVLPIPQELYPPEIEGAEEQVEEMTWGTARSLYGETLPNLVQARIDKELNSIIKHGFSVLYLIAHKLVKKSNDDGYLVGSRGSVGSSMVATMMGITEVNPLPPHYRCPGCCYSRFITDGSLGSGPDLPDEDCPRCGKALVKDGHDIPFETFLGFEGDKTPDIDLNFSGDYQPRAHKYVEELFGKDHVFRAGTISTIAERTAFGFVKNYLTDRNLQARDAEVNRLVSGCSGVKRTTGQHPGGLMVVPTKLDIHKFSPIQHPADDMKSDIITTHFDYHSISDRLVKLDILGHDDPTMIKMLEDLTGIDAKNIKLDDQETLSLFSGVEILKVTPKEIRSNVGTYGVPEFGTKFVRQMLEDIRPSSFSDLVRISGFSHGTDVWLNNAQELIRSGTCKTSETISCRDDIMVYLMQKGLEPQIAFKIMEDVRKGKGVKPEYEGAMKSCQVPDWYIDSCKRIKYMFPKAHATAYVTMAYRIAWFKVNFPEAFYASFFSVRADEFDADLMVRGVKGVLRAMDEIEGKGNEASTKEKNLLTILEVVLEMYQRGIDLLPVSLENSAAEKFHITDRGILPPLSSLQGLGVTAAHNLVAAREEKPFCTWDDIRLRGKASKTVIDMMAAHGCLDHLPESSQMCLF; from the coding sequence ATGACAGATTTAAATGACTTAATCGCCCAATGTGGTCTCCCCCGGGAGACCAAAGCTGTTTTTAGACAGATGCAGGTAAAAAAAGCACGGATCAGTAGGAAAAAGAGATCTCTCACCCTGGTGGTGGAACTGCCCTGCCCGATTTCTGAGGAGGATGTGGGGTTTTTTTGTGCGCTGATTCAGGAAAATCTCCCTGCTTTTCAGGAGGTTGTTCTGGAAGTGATGACAGGGAGGGAAAACTACACCCTGGCTCAGGTGATTGAAAAGGAAAGAGGAGTGCTCCTGGAGACCTTGGAGGAGAAGGTTGCCGGTGTGAAAAATTGGCTGCATATGGCGAAATGGCAATGCGCTGATCTCCCTGCTCCCGATGGTTCCGGTCTTGAGGGGTTGATCTTAACCTTTCCCCATCCTTTTGCCGTGGAAATCTTAGAAGAAAAAAAACTGCCCCAGATTCTCGGCAGTCTGATGCATTTTCGCTACGGTCTGGATGTCCCAGTAGAACTGAAATTGGATGATGAGGCGGAAGAAAATTATGAGGAGCATGGCAGGGAAGGGGATAAGGATCAAGAGGCGATTCCTTACGAGGAAATAGACCGGGCGGCCCTTCTGCAATATTGCGCCGTCTCTGATTCTTCATCCCCCGCTGCTTCCCGGGGCGAGGGGAAAAAGGCGATCCCTACCCAGGGTGATGTGATCCTGGGCAAAGTGATTAAAGGGGAACCAATCCCTCTGGAAAAAATTAGGGAAGAAGAGCGGAGTGCGGTGGTCATGGGCCGGATTATTTCCCTGGCAACCAGGGAACTTCGCTCCGGCCGCACCTTAATCATCTTCGATCTTACCGACGATACCGACTCCATCAGCGTTAAGCTTTTTACAGATGAAAAAACCCCGGATAAGGTTTTTACCGCCCTGAAAAAAGGGGCCTGGGTAAAGGTGCGGGGTCCGGTTCAGACGGATAAATATTCCCAGGAATTAACCCTGATGGCTTATGATATCAGTACCGGGCAGGCGGTGGAGCGGGAGGATCACGCCCCGGAAAAAAGGGTGGAGCTTCATCTCCATACCAAAATGAGTTCCCTGGATGCGGTGGTGGATACCAGCCGGGTGGTGGCTCTTGCCGCCAAGTGGGGCCATCGGGCCATTGCCATCACTGACCACGGCGTGGTGCAGGCTTTTCCCGAGGCCTATCAGGCCGGCAAGGAACACAAGATTAAAATTATTTATGGGGTGGAAGGATACCTGATTGACGATGAAGAGACAGACATCCCCTGGCAAAAGCAAAAATCCCATCATATTATCATTTTAGTGAAGAACCAGGGGGGGTTGTTGAACTTATATCGTCTGATTTCTCTTTCCCATTTGGAAACTTATTATCGTAAGCCTCGGATTTTAAAAAGCGTCTTACAAAGGCACCGGGAGGGACTGATTTTAGGTTCTGCCTGTGAGGCGGGAGAATTGTATCGGGCGATACTAAACAAAAAAACCGGGGCAGAAATTGAAGGAATTGCCCAATTTTACGATTACCTGGAGATTCAGCCTCTGGGGAACAATGAATTTCTCGTGCGCAATGACCAGGTACCTGACCGCAAGAGCTTAATGGAAATCAACAAAACCATTATTGCTTTAGGGGAAAAACACCAAAAGCCGGTAGCGGCCACCGGGGATGTCCATTTTATCGAGGAGGGAGATGCCATCTATCGGAAGATCCTGATGGCAGGGAAAGGCTTTGAGGACGATATCCAGGCCCCCCTCTATTTCCGCACCACGGAAGAAATGCTGGCCGAGTTCTCCTATTTGGGAGAGGAGACGGCGCAAAAAGTGGTGATCCGGGATCCCAATTGGATCGCTGAACAAATTGAGGATGTTCTGCCCATTCCCCAGGAGCTTTACCCGCCGGAAATCGAGGGGGCTGAGGAACAGGTAGAGGAGATGACCTGGGGCACCGCCCGGTCTCTCTATGGAGAGACGCTGCCGAATCTCGTCCAGGCCAGAATTGATAAAGAGCTGAACTCCATTATCAAACACGGTTTTTCCGTGCTTTATTTGATCGCTCATAAACTGGTCAAGAAATCTAATGATGATGGTTATCTGGTAGGTTCCCGTGGTTCTGTGGGTTCCTCCATGGTGGCCACCATGATGGGGATTACCGAGGTTAATCCTTTGCCCCCTCACTATCGGTGTCCCGGATGTTGCTACAGCCGGTTTATCACCGATGGCTCCCTGGGTTCCGGACCGGACCTGCCTGATGAGGACTGTCCCCGGTGCGGAAAAGCTTTGGTCAAGGACGGCCACGACATTCCTTTTGAAACCTTCTTAGGTTTTGAAGGGGACAAGACCCCGGATATTGACCTGAATTTTTCTGGGGATTATCAGCCCCGGGCCCATAAATATGTAGAAGAACTTTTCGGCAAAGACCATGTCTTTCGCGCCGGCACCATTTCCACCATCGCAGAACGGACAGCTTTCGGCTTTGTGAAAAACTATTTGACGGACCGGAATCTTCAAGCCCGGGATGCGGAGGTTAATCGATTGGTTAGTGGCTGTTCCGGGGTAAAAAGAACCACGGGCCAGCACCCGGGAGGATTGATGGTGGTCCCGACCAAACTGGACATTCATAAATTTTCCCCCATTCAGCATCCGGCGGATGATATGAAATCCGATATTATCACCACCCATTTTGACTATCATTCCATCAGTGACCGCTTGGTCAAGCTGGATATCCTGGGTCATGATGATCCTACGATGATCAAAATGCTGGAAGATTTGACGGGGATTGACGCCAAGAACATTAAATTGGACGATCAGGAAACCTTATCCCTTTTTTCCGGGGTGGAGATATTAAAGGTGACACCGAAGGAGATTCGCTCTAATGTGGGTACCTATGGAGTACCGGAGTTTGGCACTAAATTTGTCCGCCAAATGCTGGAGGATATTCGGCCCAGCTCCTTTTCGGACCTGGTGCGTATCAGCGGATTCTCCCACGGCACCGACGTGTGGTTGAATAATGCCCAGGAATTAATTCGTTCCGGCACCTGCAAAACCTCAGAAACCATTTCCTGCCGGGATGACATTATGGTTTACCTGATGCAAAAGGGCCTGGAGCCCCAAATCGCCTTTAAAATCATGGAGGATGTGCGGAAAGGAAAAGGGGTCAAACCGGAATACGAAGGGGCGATGAAATCCTGCCAGGTGCCGGATTGGTATATTGACTCCTGCAAAAGAATTAAATATATGTTTCCCAAGGCTCATGCCACCGCTTATGTGACTATGGCCTACCGGATCGCCTGGTTCAAAGTCAACTTCCCGGAAGCCTTTTATGCCTCCTTCTTCTCCGTCCGGGCCGATGAATTTGATGCCGACCTGATGGTTCGGGGCGTGAAAGGGGTCTTAAGAGCCATGGACGAAATTGAGGGTAAAGGAAATGAGGCCAGCACCAAGGAAAAGAATCTGCTCACCATTCTGGAGGTGGTATTGGAAATGTATCAGCGGGGGATTGATCTCCTGCCGGTAAGTCTGGAAAACTCTGCCGCAGAAAAATTTCACATTACCGACCGGGGCATTCTGCCGCCTCTCTCCAGCCTGCAGGGATTGGGGGTTACGGCCGCCCACAATTTGGTGGCGGCCCGGGAAGAAAAACCCTTCTGCACCTGGGATGATATCCGTCTCCGGGGCAAGGCCAGCAAAACGGTGATCGATATGATGGCCGCCCACGGCTGCCTGGATCATTTGCCGGAAAGCAGTCAAATGTGTTTGTTCTAA
- a CDS encoding GAF domain-containing sensor histidine kinase gives MKLISERSHPAEIKDVIEELTRQNKRLTIINHIAQSINVEMSYDEIIHQVAVPLKKVLPYDLLSFCLIENNQLIIKSGIPKEQKILGEGWVLHAENSAPWKAIHDKHCFLRQDIPNDPHQYQEDEDLLSLPIRCAIMAPLLVNNEVIGALNFGSKNTYAYREHDFLFVQQLADQLAVCLKNTQLFNQISRIKADWEQTFQAVPDQLFLMDQNYTVLRHNQLPEISTSPERPKCYQICNRCHGHLQLCPGGEAFIQGESATKELISADQQKIYLISAYPVRTSQEKVSNVVLYIQDITEKRLLEYKLFGSAKMASIGEMAAGVAHELNSTLTAIIGNSDLLLRNPLSEYKSTKLLTDIRNCGQRSKKIIQNLLTFSRQDNVALETVLINDVVKNSLSLISYQIEKNNITIQENYLRNIPPLLGNKLQLEQVVINFLLNARDALQKNENGTITISTTLTDDIKTRTTWAVVTVEDNGEGISKKNLNKIFQPFFTLRAKTGGTGLGLPLSLGIAQTHGGRIEVWSELGKGSKFSLMLPL, from the coding sequence ATGAAACTCATATCCGAAAGAAGCCATCCTGCTGAAATCAAGGATGTTATCGAGGAACTTACCAGGCAAAATAAACGTTTAACCATCATTAACCACATTGCCCAAAGCATCAATGTAGAGATGTCCTATGATGAAATCATCCATCAGGTTGCCGTGCCGCTGAAAAAGGTATTACCCTACGATCTATTAAGCTTTTGTCTCATTGAAAACAATCAATTGATTATTAAATCCGGTATCCCCAAGGAACAAAAAATTTTAGGCGAGGGATGGGTGCTTCATGCTGAAAATTCAGCTCCCTGGAAAGCAATCCATGACAAGCACTGTTTCTTGCGACAGGATATCCCCAACGACCCTCATCAGTATCAGGAGGACGAGGATTTACTTTCTCTTCCTATACGTTGCGCCATTATGGCGCCTCTTCTGGTTAATAATGAAGTCATCGGCGCTCTTAACTTCGGCAGCAAAAACACCTATGCCTATCGGGAGCATGATTTTCTTTTTGTCCAGCAATTAGCGGATCAATTAGCTGTATGCCTCAAAAACACTCAGCTTTTTAACCAAATTTCCAGAATTAAAGCAGATTGGGAACAAACCTTCCAAGCTGTCCCGGATCAATTGTTTCTCATGGATCAGAACTACACCGTCTTAAGGCATAACCAGCTTCCAGAGATCTCTACCTCTCCCGAACGACCGAAATGTTATCAGATCTGTAATCGCTGCCACGGCCACCTGCAGCTCTGTCCCGGGGGAGAAGCCTTTATCCAAGGTGAATCCGCCACTAAGGAGCTGATCAGTGCTGATCAGCAAAAGATTTATCTTATTTCCGCATACCCTGTCAGAACCAGTCAGGAAAAAGTCAGTAATGTGGTGCTCTATATTCAAGATATCACGGAAAAACGGTTGCTGGAATACAAGCTCTTTGGATCAGCAAAAATGGCTTCCATCGGGGAGATGGCAGCAGGAGTGGCTCATGAGTTGAACAGTACCCTGACCGCAATTATTGGCAACTCCGATTTGCTTTTAAGAAACCCCCTCTCGGAATATAAATCCACTAAGCTCCTTACTGATATAAGAAACTGCGGCCAGCGCAGCAAAAAAATCATCCAAAACCTGCTCACCTTTTCCCGACAGGATAATGTAGCCTTAGAAACTGTGCTAATTAATGATGTGGTGAAAAACAGTCTTTCCCTTATTTCCTATCAGATTGAAAAAAATAATATTACTATTCAAGAAAACTATCTGAGAAATATCCCTCCTTTGCTGGGTAACAAGCTCCAGTTGGAGCAAGTGGTGATTAATTTTCTTTTGAATGCCCGGGACGCATTACAAAAAAATGAAAATGGCACCATTACAATCAGCACCACCCTTACCGACGATATTAAAACAAGAACCACCTGGGCGGTGGTGACCGTGGAAGATAATGGCGAAGGCATTTCTAAAAAGAATCTTAATAAAATTTTCCAACCATTTTTTACCTTAAGAGCCAAGACAGGAGGTACGGGGCTGGGGCTCCCCCTCAGCCTGGGCATTGCCCAAACCCATGGAGGCAGGATTGAAGTATGGAGCGAATTAGGCAAAGGAAGCAAATTTTCCTTAATGCTTCCCCTTTGA
- a CDS encoding sigma-54-dependent transcriptional regulator: MEKLKILVIDDEVEVCTFFSFYFQEEKGLTVQVAYSGKDARACFSNNSYDLALVDLKLPDDDGISLLKAIKASNPYCRVMIMTGYSTIKSAVEAIKYGADDYIDKPFDDLNQLDEILGQVLQEIQDAEPHFTPELDADALNYGIVLAKNSPLKQVLALGKKIANKKIPILIEGETGTGKELLARFIHGHSHRGNQPFIPVNCGALTETLLESELFGYEKGAFTGASGTRKGFFEIAHNSTLFLDEINSASPAIQLKLLRVLETGEFFRVGGETPVKTDVRIIAASNQNLRQAVQEGYFREDLFYRLDVVKLLLPSLKERKADLPLLIQYFIDKNKPEKGEGSLISFTPKAFEALMNYSWPGNVRELSNIIIRALTLCEEKEIPAHILPKHILGTSVSMTLSEEQGKDWHSWRENQLHFIMSQDSIQFMDILEKWEAEKCLFLQSLIMEVLKKTENDQKEAARLLGITPRTLRYWKNEQK; this comes from the coding sequence ATGGAAAAGCTAAAGATTCTCGTTATTGATGATGAAGTAGAAGTATGTACCTTCTTTTCCTTCTATTTTCAGGAGGAAAAAGGCCTGACTGTTCAGGTGGCTTATTCCGGCAAGGATGCCCGGGCATGTTTTTCTAATAACAGTTACGATCTGGCCTTGGTGGATTTGAAGCTTCCTGATGACGACGGTATCAGCCTGTTAAAAGCAATAAAGGCCTCCAACCCTTATTGCCGTGTGATGATTATGACTGGCTACAGCACCATTAAATCTGCCGTAGAAGCCATCAAATACGGTGCTGATGACTATATTGACAAGCCTTTTGACGATCTGAATCAACTGGATGAAATCCTAGGTCAGGTGCTCCAAGAGATCCAGGACGCCGAGCCTCATTTTACTCCGGAATTAGACGCGGATGCTTTAAACTACGGCATTGTCCTGGCCAAAAATAGTCCTCTGAAACAGGTGCTGGCCCTGGGAAAAAAAATCGCCAACAAAAAAATCCCCATTCTCATTGAAGGAGAAACAGGCACCGGCAAGGAGCTTTTAGCGCGCTTTATTCACGGCCATAGTCATCGGGGGAACCAACCTTTCATTCCTGTTAATTGCGGTGCCCTGACAGAGACCTTATTAGAAAGTGAATTATTCGGCTACGAAAAAGGTGCCTTTACCGGGGCATCAGGCACCAGAAAAGGATTTTTTGAGATTGCTCACAACAGCACTCTTTTTCTGGACGAGATTAATAGTGCCTCCCCGGCCATCCAATTAAAGCTGCTACGGGTTTTAGAGACAGGAGAATTCTTTCGCGTGGGCGGGGAAACGCCTGTTAAAACAGACGTGCGCATTATCGCCGCTTCCAATCAAAATCTGCGGCAAGCTGTGCAAGAAGGGTATTTTCGCGAGGATCTCTTCTATCGATTAGATGTGGTTAAGTTACTGTTGCCATCCTTGAAGGAGAGAAAAGCAGACCTCCCCCTGCTCATTCAATATTTTATTGATAAGAATAAACCGGAAAAAGGGGAGGGATCCTTGATTTCTTTTACCCCGAAGGCCTTTGAAGCACTGATGAATTATTCCTGGCCCGGGAATGTGAGAGAGCTATCCAATATCATCATCCGTGCTTTAACCCTATGTGAGGAAAAGGAAATACCTGCTCATATCCTGCCCAAACATATTCTGGGCACTTCTGTCTCCATGACACTGTCTGAGGAGCAGGGTAAAGACTGGCACAGTTGGCGGGAAAATCAATTACATTTCATTATGAGTCAGGATTCCATTCAGTTTATGGACATCCTGGAAAAATGGGAGGCTGAAAAATGCCTTTTTCTGCAATCACTCATTATGGAGGTCCTGAAAAAAACAGAAAATGATCAAAAAGAAGCGGCACGGCTTTTAGGTATTACCCCTCGAACCCTGCGTTACTGGAAAAATGAACAAAAATGA
- a CDS encoding FAD binding domain-containing protein: MIEEYYFAKSVSDALFFLKENQGQARIIAGGTDLLLDLADEKKHAAKLVDITHISELAEITVEENFMRIGAAVTHTQITRSPHIQKHFPALAAASGKVGSLQIRNISTLVGNIINAQPAADGAVALSALDARIEMMSEGSLSTLPLDDAYLGTGKSAVNSQAQLVTGVIIPLPQKNQSSAFIRLEQRKALALPMLNVAVNVTLDASLEGFVRAAIVMAPVGPKPTHAMEAEAFLQNVPVTPDTIRQAAQLAAKEANPRTSLIRGSREYRINVLPVLVQRALDQAIQQIKQDNHLM, from the coding sequence ATGATAGAGGAGTATTATTTCGCAAAATCAGTCTCTGATGCCCTATTTTTCCTCAAGGAAAATCAAGGTCAAGCTCGGATTATTGCCGGTGGTACAGATTTATTGTTGGATCTCGCGGATGAAAAAAAGCATGCGGCCAAACTGGTGGATATCACCCACATCTCCGAACTGGCAGAAATCACGGTGGAAGAAAATTTCATGCGCATCGGCGCCGCCGTGACCCATACCCAGATTACCAGATCGCCCCACATTCAAAAACACTTCCCGGCCTTGGCTGCAGCTTCCGGTAAAGTAGGTTCTTTACAAATTAGAAATATTTCCACCTTGGTGGGAAATATTATCAATGCCCAACCGGCAGCAGACGGAGCTGTTGCCTTAAGTGCCTTAGATGCCCGCATTGAGATGATGTCCGAAGGGAGCTTAAGCACTTTGCCCTTGGATGATGCTTATCTGGGCACGGGAAAAAGCGCTGTCAATAGCCAGGCGCAACTGGTCACCGGCGTGATCATTCCTCTGCCCCAGAAAAATCAAAGCTCCGCTTTTATTCGTCTGGAGCAAAGAAAGGCTCTGGCACTGCCGATGTTAAATGTGGCTGTTAATGTTACACTGGATGCTTCACTGGAAGGCTTTGTCAGAGCAGCCATCGTGATGGCGCCTGTAGGTCCCAAACCCACTCATGCAATGGAAGCAGAAGCTTTTCTGCAGAATGTCCCCGTCACACCGGACACAATTAGGCAAGCTGCCCAATTAGCTGCCAAGGAAGCTAATCCCCGTACCAGCCTGATTCGCGGCTCAAGAGAATATCGTATCAATGTCTTACCGGTATTGGTACAAAGAGCCCTTGATCAGGCAATACAACAAATCAAGCAGGACAATCATTTAATGTAA
- a CDS encoding (2Fe-2S)-binding protein, protein MNGIAVNSCMIPAMKAFGSVIETIEGIAPKNGVHPLQESFMDEGAVQCGFCTPGMIMSAKALLDHRPHPTSEEIKEAIGGNICRCTGYVKIEKAIQRAAEEIEKAKNEEVKCQKGRDSCANL, encoded by the coding sequence ATGAACGGTATTGCCGTAAACTCATGTATGATCCCCGCGATGAAGGCCTTTGGCTCAGTGATTGAAACCATTGAAGGGATTGCTCCTAAGAATGGGGTGCATCCCCTCCAGGAATCCTTTATGGATGAAGGGGCAGTCCAATGCGGCTTTTGTACCCCGGGGATGATCATGTCTGCCAAGGCCTTGTTGGATCATAGACCTCACCCTACCTCAGAAGAAATTAAGGAAGCGATCGGCGGAAATATCTGTCGCTGCACAGGCTATGTGAAAATTGAGAAGGCCATCCAAAGAGCGGCTGAAGAAATAGAAAAAGCAAAAAATGAAGAAGTAAAGTGCCAAAAAGGGAGGGATTCTTGTGCAAACCTTTAA